A stretch of DNA from Cannabis sativa cultivar Pink pepper isolate KNU-18-1 chromosome X, ASM2916894v1, whole genome shotgun sequence:
cattcaattttactgtttcagtgattgtttatgtactaaaccatgctccccagactttgatatctcccaaatcatgcccctcaaactttgatatgtactaaattatgccccttcaactttcatccatgttagaatttttttactaaaattagacaaaagtccttaaatttaacaatctcaataattcggGGAGAAtttaacgaccaaaaaagttcagggggcacgatttagtacatgtctaAGTTCAgaggaaaaaattactaagacCCCAACTCAAACCGAACACGGActtaaacttggacccgcatcATGGACACAAACCCCATACTCGCATCTTGAACACAAATCCCGACCTGAACCTGGGGTTTGTCTTGGTCCGGGTCCCGAGGCCCGAGATCTAAGGCTCTTGTCCGAGTCAATAGTCACTGAAAATATAGATTTTTGTGGCTCTCATTAATTGCATATGGTAGAGAGATAACTTTTGCTTCTTTGCTACTGGTAAGTAAATCTGtatttgtattttatatattcactttattttaaatatatcagTTGCCCCAATAGagtaaaaaaattgttgaaTCATGTAAgtgtgtgtttttttatttacagcttTGATATATCCTCATATATtgctatttattgattttgcgCATAATATAGACTACCATACATTTTGTTCATTGCTTTGAAAATTGAACTTACACTATGAGAATAACTATGTACAATTTGATAACCATATGCAAATAGctacaaaaaaaaacatgataCATTGATTACAAAACTTTTCCTACCATGTCATCTTTTCagtcattcttttttttttttgttgtcctttttcttttttatacacAAGCATGACATTTacaataaaagagaaatttaagGAGGTAAATATTGCTCAAGACAGTGTTTCAACTTCTGAAAAGTTACAGGCTTTGATACAAATGAATCCATACCATTTTCATAACACTCTTCTGCACTCTCTGACAATGCATTTGCTGTCATCTGCATTTTCATAATCTTGTAAgtatttacataaatatttatttatatatttataaatggtCATGACAATGTGTTTTGCacaaataattacaaaataaatatgcACCAAAATACTATATCCAGTGATACGACAGAGCTTTCTTAAATTGTATGTCTCGTGTTGACACATCACTGGATTTAGTGTTTTGGTACATATTTTGTGAGCACATATCATGCTCGCAAACGCCATTGACAACATTGCTTCGAAAAAGTTATTTTAGgactacacaaaaaaatactCACCGCAATGATGGGAATTCTCTTTGTTGATGGCATAAAGGCATGACTTTTCTGTAAAGAAGAATCATTGAATTCAATTCCAGCCTTTTCTGCAGCTTCCCAATTGCCAGTTTCCTCGAAAGAACGAATTATTCTTGTAGCTTGGAGGCCATTCATAACTGGCATATGAACATCCTACAAAATTGAAATGAAAAGTAAGGTTTAGACAATCATCaacatttttttgttgttatcaAAAAAGTTCGGAGTATTGAAATTACCATTAGAACAAGACCATAATCGCGGCGCTGAATTGCTTTCACAGCTTCAGCGCCATTGTTCACCACTTCTATACTGTGGCCGAGTTGCTTCATCATCGATTGTGCAACCATGATGTTGATCTTATTGTCTTCAACAAGAAGTATCTTAGGTTCTAAGGTTGAACATGGTACTTTTGTTTCAGATTTCTCCTGCTTTTGACATGGTGACACTTCTAACGAGTCCTTACTTGCCTCTACATTATGATTTTCGAGTTTATCTGTTGTGTTATCTTGACACTTTTTCCCCTCAAAAACTCCATTATCTCTATCATGATTAGAATTTTCACTCACTGCTGATTCTGATATTGGTTTTACAACCGAAACTGTCTCTTCGGGTATGCAATCAGTAGAGGGAAAGGCATAAGAAGAAGGTGGCAAACCGTTGAGTTTATGTGTCCTGCTTGAGCCATTGGAATTGAACAGAGAACCTAAAGTGCGCGGTTGGAATTGGAAATAGCTCTCGGTTGCATCATCAGATGCAGCATCATGATTAGCCATATCAGAAAGTTCATCAGAATCATCAGAACTATCACCTCCATTCGAAACTTTGTAAGGAAGCACAAAAGTGAATGTGGATCCACACTTTTCTCTGCTAGACACTGTGAGACGACCCCCCATAAGTTCAACCTTAAAAAAGTTCAAAAGAAGTATCAACATCTGCTCTACaagttttcaaaattaaaagaacAAAAAGCAGCAAAAGAACAACTCTATGCTTATACCAGTTGCTTGCATATAGCCAATCCAAGCCCAGTTCCACCATATTTTCGAGCATGGTCAGCACTAACTTGCATGTACCTCTTGAACAAAGTATGCAGAGCATTTTCTGATACAAATTCATTGAGAAAACATATAAGTGAACGAAGTACTAATAGTTTAGTTATTATTAAGATTATTGCTATTAGGCATCAGTGGTGCCTAGTATCATCACGAGGTAGCACCTTACAAATGATTACTGATATGACATCTTCAACGGTGTTAGACACCACCAGTGCCTTATTATTCTATTATATAAACTATGATACATACCTGGTATACCAATTCCTGTATCATACACATCACATCTAATCCAAACTGTTGTTTCAGAAGAATGAGATTGATCTTGATCTTGATCTTGATCCATATCACCAACCCTTGGGGATTCAGTCTTGTTTGGAGTTCTAGGCTCATCACCATTTGAATGGTTCTTCTGATAAGAACCATTTTCATGGATGTGATGATGAGACTTTGGTTTTTCCTCTTTAACACCATTTTCTAGACATGTTATTTCATTACAACCTTCTTCTCTTCCCCATGATGGAGTTGGTACCACATAAAGCTTTATACCAACTTTCCCTTCATGAGTAAACTTCACTGCATTGCTGCGAAaagaaaattcgaaattacagaATTCAATAAGCAATTCATTCAATAAGACACTCtcaaaaaagtaatattttctCTCAAAGGACTTAGTACCTGATCAAATTGGTAAGAATTTGCCTAATTCTTAGAACATCTCCAACAACCTGAAATTTGTCacataacaattatttatacaaTGTGTGTATAGTATTAGTAATGTGTTTGATTCTTATAGAAATTACCTCGATAGGAACATCATCTGCTACATGCCCTTCTAAAGTCAAACTCTTCTGCAAGGATGCTGCAGCAGTCTGAAGAACATGCTTTACTACCTCCCTTGGTCGAAATTTCGTAGCTTCTAACTTCATTACTCCTATGGAAGGAGTTTAATGAAAGAAAAATTAGTAAACTATATCGAATTGGGATCTCAATTGTCCCACATTGCTCAGTGTGAGTCACTCAATAGCTTCTGAGTCTTAACCTCGTGATAGGATTTTggtaattaaataagaaaaggtTGAATCACGAACCTGACTCGACCTTGGAAAGGTCAAGAATGTCGTTAATCAATTGAAGAACCAAATCACCCGAAGACAACATGACTTCCAACAACTGACGCTGCTCGCGATCAAGCTTCGTTGTGGTGAGAATCTCGGCCATACTTACAACCCCGGAAAGTGGAGATCTTATCTCATGAGACATTGTTGCCAACATTTGCTTTGCTCTCATTGTTTCCTCtacaaaaaatattcaaaagttAGTAACTAATAACAATCTTGACACCATTTTTCTAGTGAAAGAGAATTAAACCTGTTATGTGAATAGTTTTGTTCAATTCTGTTTCTTTAGCCTTTTGTACTGCTAATTCTTCCCTAACTTTTGCcatcttttctctttttctcaCCTATTGTTTCAATAAATCAAAAACCTTTATCAACTTTAAATCATCATAAAAGAACAAAAACATTAAACTAAACaaatcaaaactcaaacttacTTGATCAGTAACATCCATTCCCATATAATTAATACCAATAGTTTCACCAGACTTGCTAAAAACTGGTTCTACATAAATCAAAAAAGTCTTTGAACCAAACAATTCTGTCTCAAAAGTAATTTCCCTTTTTGCTGGCAATTTTTTCTCCAAAACTTCTCTTTTAAAATCTTGAGATTCTTTAACACCAGCACCAGTAAAAATCTCAACATCTGTTCTCCCAATAatatcctgaaaaaaaaaaaaaaaaaaaaaaaaaaactcataaaaaatCAATACCAAAAACACTATCCAACAATCTTGTTCTTTACCAAACTTTCAACTGAAATTACCTGTTCTTGCAAACTTGGGAAATGATTATATATAAACCTGTACCTCAATTCATTGTCCTATAACA
This window harbors:
- the LOC115707393 gene encoding histidine kinase 5, whose translation is MVCKMEETDNRIEEMDIEILPSMWPEDIGFDAGKQFNVERPGQDQDMLEEVTIMEEPTIVDFQRLIELTNYSEKGSSQLTYLVKHWEYKQANAVRLLREELDILSKQREEVELKKLEILEEHRFEEDSYGDKRPISILDGVYDIWPPIPRVKNDVVVHNKSVEIDAEYDTVVYWKQRALHLEKLLQASVERENGLVEKLEESIKDLERQSSPVEELSQILKRADNFLHFVLQNAPVVIGHQDNELRYRFIYNHFPSLQEQDIIGRTDVEIFTGAGVKESQDFKREVLEKKLPAKREITFETELFGSKTFLIYVEPVFSKSGETIGINYMGMDVTDQVRKREKMAKVREELAVQKAKETELNKTIHITEETMRAKQMLATMSHEIRSPLSGVVSMAEILTTTKLDREQRQLLEVMLSSGDLVLQLINDILDLSKVESGVMKLEATKFRPREVVKHVLQTAAASLQKSLTLEGHVADDVPIEVVGDVLRIRQILTNLISNAVKFTHEGKVGIKLYVVPTPSWGREEGCNEITCLENGVKEEKPKSHHHIHENGSYQKNHSNGDEPRTPNKTESPRVGDMDQDQDQDQSHSSETTVWIRCDVYDTGIGIPENALHTLFKRYMQVSADHARKYGGTGLGLAICKQLVELMGGRLTVSSREKCGSTFTFVLPYKVSNGGDSSDDSDELSDMANHDAASDDATESYFQFQPRTLGSLFNSNGSSRTHKLNGLPPSSYAFPSTDCIPEETVSVVKPISESAVSENSNHDRDNGVFEGKKCQDNTTDKLENHNVEASKDSLEVSPCQKQEKSETKVPCSTLEPKILLVEDNKINIMVAQSMMKQLGHSIEVVNNGAEAVKAIQRRDYGLVLMDVHMPVMNGLQATRIIRSFEETGNWEAAEKAGIEFNDSSLQKSHAFMPSTKRIPIIAMTANALSESAEECYENGMDSFVSKPVTFQKLKHCLEQYLPP